One region of Trichosurus vulpecula isolate mTriVul1 chromosome 1, mTriVul1.pri, whole genome shotgun sequence genomic DNA includes:
- the LOC118830579 gene encoding elongation factor 1-beta-like yields the protein MGFGDLKTPAGLQHLNDFLADKSYIEGFVPSQADIAVFEAVSGPPPANLYHALRWYNHIKSYEKQKASLPGIKKALGKYGPADVEDTTGSGATDSKDDNDIDLFGSDDEEESEEAKKLREERLAQYESKKSKKPAIVAKSSILLDVKPWDDETDMAKLEECVRSIQADGLVWGSSKLVSVGYGIKKLQIQGVVEDDEVGTDMLEERITAFEDYVKSMDVAAFNKI from the coding sequence atggGCTTCGGAGATCTCAAGACACCTGCGGGCCTGCAACACCTCAATGACTTCCTAGCGGACAAGAGCTACATAGAAGGGTTTGTGCCATCCCAGGCTGACATAGCAGTATTTGAAGCTGTCTCGGGCCCCCCACCTGCCAACCTGTACCATGCGCTCCGTTGGTATAACCACATCAAGTCCTACGAGAAGCAAAAGGCGAGCTTGCCAGGAATAAAGAAGGCTTTGGGCAAGTATGGGCCTGCTGATGTTGAAGATACCACTGGAAGTGGAGCTACAGATAGCAAAGATGATAATgacattgatctctttgggtctGACGAtgaggaggaaagtgaagaagCAAAGAAACTAAGAGAAGAACGCCTTGCTCAGTATGaatcaaagaaatcaaaaaaaccTGCAATTGTTGCCAAGTCTTCTATCTTACTGGATGTAAAACCTTGGGATGATGAGACAGATATGGCAAAATTAGAGGAATGTGTCAGAAGCATTCAGGCAGATGGCTTGGTCTGGGGATCTTCTAAACTAGTTTCAGTGGGATATGGCATCAAGAAGCTTCAGATACAAGGTGTAGTTGAAGATGATGAAGTTGGGACAGATATGCTAGAGGAACGGATAACTGCCTTTGAAGACTATGTGAAATCTATGGATGTTGCTGCCTTCAATAAAATCTAA